In the Gossypium arboreum isolate Shixiya-1 chromosome 10, ASM2569848v2, whole genome shotgun sequence genome, one interval contains:
- the LOC108489755 gene encoding annexin-like protein RJ4 isoform X1, giving the protein MATIDVPEQVSVLADAEALRKACKGWGTDEKAIISVLGHRNAVQRKQIRLAYEDLYQEDLIKRLESELSGDFEKAVYRWILDPADRDAVLANVAIKKLSPDHHVIVEISCTRSPEELLAVRRAYQARYKHSLEEDVAAHTKGDTRKLLVSLVSAFRYDGEEINTRVANSEAKILHEAVKDKEFNHEEIIRILSTRSKMQLMATFNRYRDDHGTTITKNLEGDSGDEFLKTLRATIRCLNDPKKYFEKVLRNSIRRVGTDEDALTRVIVTRAEKDLKDIKELYYKRNSVSLDQAVAKDTSGDYKALLLTLLGKED; this is encoded by the exons ATGGCCACCATTGATGTTCCTGAGCAGGTTTCAGTTCTTGCAGATGCAGAAGCTCTTAGAAAGGCTTGTAAAG GATGGGGGACAGATGAGAAGGCAATAATTTCAGTGTTGGGTCACAGAAATGCAGTTCAAAGGAAGCAAATCAGGCTTGCTTATGAAGATCTTTACCAGGAAGATCTCATCAAGCGTCTTGAATCAGAGCTTTCTGGTGATTTCGAG AAAGCAGTGTATCGTTGGATATTGGATCCAGCAGATCGAGATGCTGTGTTAGCTAATGTTGCCATAAAGAAATTAAGCCCTGATCACCATGTGATCGTTGAAATTTCATGCACCAGATCCCCTGAAGAGCTCTTGGCTGTGAGGAGAGCTTATCAGGCTCGATACAAGCATTCCCTGGAAGAAGATGTGGCTGCTCATACCAAGGGAGACACTCGAAAG CTCTTGGTTTCCTTAGTGAGCGCATTTAGATACGATGGGGAAGAAATAAATACCAGGGTAGCAAATTCTGAAGCCAAAATTCTCCATGAAGCTGTCAAAGACAAGGAATTCAACCATGAAGAAATTATCAGGATCTTGAGTACAAGAAGCAAGATGCAACTCATGGCGACTTTCAATCGTTACAGAGATGATCATGGCACTACCATTACCAAG AACTTGGAAGGTGATTCAGGTGACGAATTCCTCAAGACATTGCGTGCGACGATTCGATGCCTCAATGACCCGAAAAAGTACTTCGAAAAG GTTTTGCGCAATTCGATCCGGAGGGTCGGAACCGATGAGGATGCACTTACCAGAGTGATTGTTACAAGAGCTGAAAAGGACCTGAAAGATATCAAAGAGCTTTATTACAAGAGAAACAGTGTGTCTCTTGATCAAGCTGTTGCTAAGGACACCTCAGGGGATTACAAGGCATTGCTTCTTACTCTGTTGGGAAAAGAAGATTGA
- the LOC108489755 gene encoding annexin-like protein RJ4 isoform X2, with product MATLIAPEHSSAVEDAEKLQKACKGWGTDEKAIISVLGHRNAVQRKQIRLAYEDLYQEDLIKRLESELSGDFEKAVYRWILDPADRDAVLANVAIKKLSPDHHVIVEISCTRSPEELLAVRRAYQARYKHSLEEDVAAHTKGDTRKLLVSLVSAFRYDGEEINTRVANSEAKILHEAVKDKEFNHEEIIRILSTRSKMQLMATFNRYRDDHGTTITKNLEGDSGDEFLKTLRATIRCLNDPKKYFEKVLRNSIRRVGTDEDALTRVIVTRAEKDLKDIKELYYKRNSVSLDQAVAKDTSGDYKALLLTLLGKED from the exons GATGGGGGACAGATGAGAAGGCAATAATTTCAGTGTTGGGTCACAGAAATGCAGTTCAAAGGAAGCAAATCAGGCTTGCTTATGAAGATCTTTACCAGGAAGATCTCATCAAGCGTCTTGAATCAGAGCTTTCTGGTGATTTCGAG AAAGCAGTGTATCGTTGGATATTGGATCCAGCAGATCGAGATGCTGTGTTAGCTAATGTTGCCATAAAGAAATTAAGCCCTGATCACCATGTGATCGTTGAAATTTCATGCACCAGATCCCCTGAAGAGCTCTTGGCTGTGAGGAGAGCTTATCAGGCTCGATACAAGCATTCCCTGGAAGAAGATGTGGCTGCTCATACCAAGGGAGACACTCGAAAG CTCTTGGTTTCCTTAGTGAGCGCATTTAGATACGATGGGGAAGAAATAAATACCAGGGTAGCAAATTCTGAAGCCAAAATTCTCCATGAAGCTGTCAAAGACAAGGAATTCAACCATGAAGAAATTATCAGGATCTTGAGTACAAGAAGCAAGATGCAACTCATGGCGACTTTCAATCGTTACAGAGATGATCATGGCACTACCATTACCAAG AACTTGGAAGGTGATTCAGGTGACGAATTCCTCAAGACATTGCGTGCGACGATTCGATGCCTCAATGACCCGAAAAAGTACTTCGAAAAG GTTTTGCGCAATTCGATCCGGAGGGTCGGAACCGATGAGGATGCACTTACCAGAGTGATTGTTACAAGAGCTGAAAAGGACCTGAAAGATATCAAAGAGCTTTATTACAAGAGAAACAGTGTGTCTCTTGATCAAGCTGTTGCTAAGGACACCTCAGGGGATTACAAGGCATTGCTTCTTACTCTGTTGGGAAAAGAAGATTGA